From one Vanacampus margaritifer isolate UIUO_Vmar chromosome 12, RoL_Vmar_1.0, whole genome shotgun sequence genomic stretch:
- the gtf2a1l gene encoding TFIIA-alpha and beta-like factor isoform X2: protein MLADSGGGVVVKLYLSIIDDVIESMRELFLDEGLEDCVLHDLRHLWETKMMTSKAMDDFRKNNMDTPNFVLQLPPNYSRNNAELPAPVTIPASQNIQTFPVQNNSETIATFSLPAGLSYPVQIPAGVTLQTPSGQLYKVNVPVVVTQAPAGQQTLSQPLTKVTAPKEPPLPAPASLQPGETLPREQSTPVKSSSLLDSILPSSKESSRPQQDPVLEYSPIEVSSSPEPESAPTGQASEADPEPVDLSTNSSTVSRLFDFQIGSEEVLTGAAQFKSSDVDDILKEVIEEEREKAARARNLAQTKSYDQTESILGLDLGYNELSDIVQLDGTGDNSDLEEEDMPLEENDFLGMINAEALKALQEGGISSDGNSSSNSDSDGADDLEQMEDEDPLNSGDDVFEQDIPDLFDSENVIVCQYDKIHRSKNRWKFHLKDGVMCYGGRDYVFSKAVGEAEW from the exons ATGCTGGCCGACTCGGGTGGTGGAGTGGTG GTCAAGCTCTACTTATCGATCATTGACGATGTGATTGAGAGTATGAGGGAGCTGTTCTTGGATGAGGGCCTTGAAGACTGCGTCCTGCATGATTTACGGCAT CTTTGGGAGACGAAGATGATGACGTCGAAAGCTATGGACGACTTCAGGAAGAACAACATGGACACTCCAAACTTTGTGCTGCAGCTTCCACCCAACTACAGCCGCAATAATGCTGAACTCCCAG CTCCAGTAACAATTCCTGCAAGTCAGAATATTCAAACTTTCCCTGTCCAG AACAACTCTGAGACAATTGCTACCTTCTCACTACCTGCTGGCCTATCTTACCCTGTGCAAATACCTGCTGGAGTCACTCTCCAAACACCTTCTG GTCAACTTTACAAGGTCAACGTTCCTGTTGTAGTCACTCAGGCCCCAGCAGGTCAGCAAACATTATCCCAACCTCTGACGAAGGTCACAGCACCAAAAGAGCCTCCTCTTCCTGCACCGGCTTCATTACAACCCGGTGAAACGCTTCCTCGTGAACAGTCGACCCCGGTCAAATCATCGTCACTGCTAGATTCTATTTTACCCTCCAGTAAGGAGAGCAGCCGTCCCCAGCAAGACCCCGTGCTCGAGTACTCGCCAATTGAGGTGTCGTCGTCTCCAGAGCCGGAATCTGCGCCGACCGGTCAAGCGAGCGAGGCGGATCCAGAGCCCGTGGACCTCAGTACCAACAGCTCCACTGTCAGTCGTTTGTTTGACTTCCAGATCGGCAGTGAGGAGGTTTTGACAGGGGCTGCTCAGTTTAAAAGCAGCGATGTTGACGACATCCTCAAAGAAGTCATTGAAGAGGAACGAGAAAAAGCAGCAAGGGCGAGAAATTTGGCTCAAACTAAATCGTACGACCAGACGGAATCCATTCTTGGG CTGGACCTGGGCTACAATGAACTGTCAGACATCGTCCAGCTGGATGGTACGGGAGACAATTCGGATCTGGAAGAGGAAGACATGCCGCTGGAGGAGAACGACTTCCTGGGTATGATCAATGCAGAGGCCCTCAAGGCTCTACAAGAAGGAGGGATAAGCAGTGACGGGAACAGCAGCTCTAATAGTGACAGCGATGGGGCAGATGATCTTGAACAAATGGAAGATGAG GATCCGTTAAATTCGGGTGACGATGTGTTTGAACAAGATATCCCAGATCTCTTTGATTCTGAGAACGTCATTGTTTGCCAGTATGACAAA ATTCACCGGAGTAAGAATCGTTGGAAGTTCCATTTGAAAGATGGAGTCATGTGTTATGGCGGCAGGGATTACGTGTTCTCGAAAGCTGTTGGGGAAGCAGAATGGTAA
- the ston1 gene encoding stonin-1, with product MCSTNHSNWVTFEDDNTPLSSPQKPLQSPGCIKVALPRPNGLKLVLPPIRDTSWNFNSSLESPQSQSSVSEGSCVSGNTPLRTPLSGVSRVRSPFRANSREESNFFQSFTSTSPTSVPSPAQENSSLSSDGPNPFPTFQGNSGHFNPFWDNSGHSIDADSSSSDSESDNSLPRFFIRTKDGSEPPRDHLQNTLSLVCNKIEGLRAESDKNGEAERHKTDERRLSSKCEVISEVPSEFVPRGLFRSHRRDGWPVMLRIPEKKNRMSSRQWGPIYLRLLPGGVLQMYYEKGLEKPFKEFQLLPQCRLSDLKIESYSEPRKVLTVKVEHFTYIEKKRYHPKLEVNHEAEVEQLLKFGSTVHKDMEDLVVSMEEEIFKLSMLPQPRRNYEEQELSLQITDHIWVQQDKFGGVMERTAVTQIHCLAFLNGVGDCFLALNDLGLLRSNASYGSEDGSELWMEIKECHFHKCVNETEFQMSRLIKFCPPDACRVELMRYKTMVLDCTEIPFSIKSVVTVQGAYVELQAFLNMSGTFLSTRGVSDTFPLCENVEVRVPVPGDWVKVTQTAALLRQRSLKARMNRNVCLGSFSTALQSQPVMQVTVGSVKYENVYSAIIWKIDRLPAKNTAIDHPHSFSCKLELGSDQEIPSDWHPFITMECEIMGAVVSQTAVKSLGTVNDIQPQKHVTSWTRYHCQVEVEKKWIETESKKESSCLTQ from the exons ATGTGTTCCACTAATCACTCCAACTGGGTTACATTTGAAGATGACAACACACCACTTTCGTCTCCACAGAAGCCCCTGCAGTCACCAGGGTGTATCAAAGTGGCGCTACCACGCCCCAATGGTCTCAAATTAGTGCTTCCTCCTATCAGAGACACTTCCTGGAACTTCAACAGCTCCCTGGAATCTCCTCAAAGCCAATCAAGTGTCAGTGAAGGGTCATGTGTTTCGGGTAACACGCCCCTTCGCACCCCCTTGAGTGGCGTTTCAAGAGTCAGGTCTCCATTTCGCGCCAACTCCAGGGAGGAAAGCAACTTCTTCCAGAGCTTCACCAGCACATCTCCTACTTCTGTTCCCTCTCCTGCACAAGAAAACTCAAGTCTAAGCTCAGATGGACCAAACCCTTTCCCTACTTTCCAGGGGAACTCTGGACACTTTAACCCTTTCTGGGACAACTCTGGACACAGCATTGATGCGGACAGTTCCTCATCAGACTCTGAATCTGACAACAGTCTACCACGTTTTTTTATACGGACCAAAGATGGCAGTGAGCCTCCACGTGATCACCTCCAGAACACTTTGTCTTTGGTTTGCAACAAAATCGAAGGCCTCCGAGCAGAATCGGACAAGAACGGAGAGGCAGAAAGACACAAGACAGATGAGAGGCGACTTAGTTCGAAATGTGAGGTGATAAGCGAGGTTCCTTCTGAGTTTGTTCCCCGGGGGCTGTTTCGTAGCCACAGGAGGGATGGTTGGCCTGTGATGCTCAGGATTCCTGAAAAAAAGAATCGCATGTCCTCAAGACAATGGGGACCGATCTACCTTCGCTTGTTACCAGGGGGCGTGCTGCAGATGTACTATGAGAAAGGGCTTGAGAAGCCATTCAAAGAGTTCCAGCTCCTGCCACAGTGTCGGCTCTCGGACCTCAAGATAGAAAGTTACAGCGAGCCCCGCAAAGTCCTCACCGTGAAAGTCGAACATTTCACCTACATTGAAAAGAAACGTTACCACCCCAAGCTGGAAGTGAATCATGAAGCAGAAGTGGAACAACTGCTTAAGTTTGGCTCCACTGTACACAAAGATATGGAAGACCTGGTGGTTTCCATGGAAGAGGAAATCTTTAAGCTGTCTATGCTCCCTCAGCCCAGGCGGAATTATGAGGAGCAGGAGCTGTCGTTGCAGATCACTGACCACATCTGGGTACAACAAGATAAGTTTGGAGGAGTCATGGAGCGGACCGCCGTCACTCAGATTCACTGTCTCGCTTTCCTGAATGGAGTCGGCGATTGCTTCCTTGCCCTAAACGACCTCGGCCTGTTGCGTTCAAATGCTAGCTATGGATCTGAAGATGGCAGTGAACTGTGGATGGAGATCAAGGAATGCCACTTCCACAAGTGCGTAAATGAGACGGAGTTTCAGATGTCCAGACTGATAAAGTTCTGCCCCCCTGATGCTTGTAGGGTGGAGCTCATGCGGTACAAGACGATGGTTTTGGATTGCACAGAAATTCCTTTCTCTATAAAATCCGTGGTCACAGTTCAAGGCGCCTATGTTGAGTTACAGGCATTTCTAAATATGTCAGGAACATTCCTCTCCACCAGGGGGGTATCGGACACGTTTCCACTGTGTGAGAATGTAGAGGTGCGAGTGCCGGTGCCGGGTGACTGGGTCAAAGTGACACAAACGGCGGCCTTGTTGCGCCAGAGGTCACTAAAGGCCCGTATGAACAGAAATGTCTGCTTGGGCTCCTTCAGCACTGCACTGCAGTCTCAGCCTGTCATGCAGGTGACAGTCGGCAGCGTCAAGTACGAGAATGTCTATTCGGCTATCATCTGGAAGATTGACAGGCTCCCGGCAAAGAACACAG CAATCGACCATCCTCATTCATTCTCCTGCAAACTTGAGCTGGGATCTGATCAAGAAATCCCAAGTGACTGGCATCCTTTTATCACAATGGAATGTGAGATTATGGGCGCCGTGGTGTCACAGACTGCAGTCAAGTCACTGGGCACGGTCAATGACATCCAGCCACAGAAACATGTGACCAGTTGGACACGCTATCATTGTCAG gtggAAGTGGAGAAGAAATGGATTGAAACGGAGTCAAAGAAGGAATCCAGCTGTTTGACACAGTGA
- the gtf2a1l gene encoding TFIIA-alpha and beta-like factor isoform X3: MMTSKAMDDFRKNNMDTPNFVLQLPPNYSRNNAELPAPVTIPASQNIQTFPVQQTVPNVQLQNNSETIATFSLPAGLSYPVQIPAGVTLQTPSGQLYKVNVPVVVTQAPAGQQTLSQPLTKVTAPKEPPLPAPASLQPGETLPREQSTPVKSSSLLDSILPSSKESSRPQQDPVLEYSPIEVSSSPEPESAPTGQASEADPEPVDLSTNSSTVSRLFDFQIGSEEVLTGAAQFKSSDVDDILKEVIEEEREKAARARNLAQTKSYDQTESILGLDLGYNELSDIVQLDGTGDNSDLEEEDMPLEENDFLGMINAEALKALQEGGISSDGNSSSNSDSDGADDLEQMEDEDPLNSGDDVFEQDIPDLFDSENVIVCQYDKIHRSKNRWKFHLKDGVMCYGGRDYVFSKAVGEAEW; encoded by the exons ATGATGACGTCGAAAGCTATGGACGACTTCAGGAAGAACAACATGGACACTCCAAACTTTGTGCTGCAGCTTCCACCCAACTACAGCCGCAATAATGCTGAACTCCCAG CTCCAGTAACAATTCCTGCAAGTCAGAATATTCAAACTTTCCCTGTCCAG CAAACTGTACCAAATGTTCAATTGCAGAACAACTCTGAGACAATTGCTACCTTCTCACTACCTGCTGGCCTATCTTACCCTGTGCAAATACCTGCTGGAGTCACTCTCCAAACACCTTCTG GTCAACTTTACAAGGTCAACGTTCCTGTTGTAGTCACTCAGGCCCCAGCAGGTCAGCAAACATTATCCCAACCTCTGACGAAGGTCACAGCACCAAAAGAGCCTCCTCTTCCTGCACCGGCTTCATTACAACCCGGTGAAACGCTTCCTCGTGAACAGTCGACCCCGGTCAAATCATCGTCACTGCTAGATTCTATTTTACCCTCCAGTAAGGAGAGCAGCCGTCCCCAGCAAGACCCCGTGCTCGAGTACTCGCCAATTGAGGTGTCGTCGTCTCCAGAGCCGGAATCTGCGCCGACCGGTCAAGCGAGCGAGGCGGATCCAGAGCCCGTGGACCTCAGTACCAACAGCTCCACTGTCAGTCGTTTGTTTGACTTCCAGATCGGCAGTGAGGAGGTTTTGACAGGGGCTGCTCAGTTTAAAAGCAGCGATGTTGACGACATCCTCAAAGAAGTCATTGAAGAGGAACGAGAAAAAGCAGCAAGGGCGAGAAATTTGGCTCAAACTAAATCGTACGACCAGACGGAATCCATTCTTGGG CTGGACCTGGGCTACAATGAACTGTCAGACATCGTCCAGCTGGATGGTACGGGAGACAATTCGGATCTGGAAGAGGAAGACATGCCGCTGGAGGAGAACGACTTCCTGGGTATGATCAATGCAGAGGCCCTCAAGGCTCTACAAGAAGGAGGGATAAGCAGTGACGGGAACAGCAGCTCTAATAGTGACAGCGATGGGGCAGATGATCTTGAACAAATGGAAGATGAG GATCCGTTAAATTCGGGTGACGATGTGTTTGAACAAGATATCCCAGATCTCTTTGATTCTGAGAACGTCATTGTTTGCCAGTATGACAAA ATTCACCGGAGTAAGAATCGTTGGAAGTTCCATTTGAAAGATGGAGTCATGTGTTATGGCGGCAGGGATTACGTGTTCTCGAAAGCTGTTGGGGAAGCAGAATGGTAA
- the gtf2a1l gene encoding TFIIA-alpha and beta-like factor isoform X1: MLADSGGGVVVKLYLSIIDDVIESMRELFLDEGLEDCVLHDLRHLWETKMMTSKAMDDFRKNNMDTPNFVLQLPPNYSRNNAELPAPVTIPASQNIQTFPVQQTVPNVQLQNNSETIATFSLPAGLSYPVQIPAGVTLQTPSGQLYKVNVPVVVTQAPAGQQTLSQPLTKVTAPKEPPLPAPASLQPGETLPREQSTPVKSSSLLDSILPSSKESSRPQQDPVLEYSPIEVSSSPEPESAPTGQASEADPEPVDLSTNSSTVSRLFDFQIGSEEVLTGAAQFKSSDVDDILKEVIEEEREKAARARNLAQTKSYDQTESILGLDLGYNELSDIVQLDGTGDNSDLEEEDMPLEENDFLGMINAEALKALQEGGISSDGNSSSNSDSDGADDLEQMEDEDPLNSGDDVFEQDIPDLFDSENVIVCQYDKIHRSKNRWKFHLKDGVMCYGGRDYVFSKAVGEAEW, from the exons ATGCTGGCCGACTCGGGTGGTGGAGTGGTG GTCAAGCTCTACTTATCGATCATTGACGATGTGATTGAGAGTATGAGGGAGCTGTTCTTGGATGAGGGCCTTGAAGACTGCGTCCTGCATGATTTACGGCAT CTTTGGGAGACGAAGATGATGACGTCGAAAGCTATGGACGACTTCAGGAAGAACAACATGGACACTCCAAACTTTGTGCTGCAGCTTCCACCCAACTACAGCCGCAATAATGCTGAACTCCCAG CTCCAGTAACAATTCCTGCAAGTCAGAATATTCAAACTTTCCCTGTCCAG CAAACTGTACCAAATGTTCAATTGCAGAACAACTCTGAGACAATTGCTACCTTCTCACTACCTGCTGGCCTATCTTACCCTGTGCAAATACCTGCTGGAGTCACTCTCCAAACACCTTCTG GTCAACTTTACAAGGTCAACGTTCCTGTTGTAGTCACTCAGGCCCCAGCAGGTCAGCAAACATTATCCCAACCTCTGACGAAGGTCACAGCACCAAAAGAGCCTCCTCTTCCTGCACCGGCTTCATTACAACCCGGTGAAACGCTTCCTCGTGAACAGTCGACCCCGGTCAAATCATCGTCACTGCTAGATTCTATTTTACCCTCCAGTAAGGAGAGCAGCCGTCCCCAGCAAGACCCCGTGCTCGAGTACTCGCCAATTGAGGTGTCGTCGTCTCCAGAGCCGGAATCTGCGCCGACCGGTCAAGCGAGCGAGGCGGATCCAGAGCCCGTGGACCTCAGTACCAACAGCTCCACTGTCAGTCGTTTGTTTGACTTCCAGATCGGCAGTGAGGAGGTTTTGACAGGGGCTGCTCAGTTTAAAAGCAGCGATGTTGACGACATCCTCAAAGAAGTCATTGAAGAGGAACGAGAAAAAGCAGCAAGGGCGAGAAATTTGGCTCAAACTAAATCGTACGACCAGACGGAATCCATTCTTGGG CTGGACCTGGGCTACAATGAACTGTCAGACATCGTCCAGCTGGATGGTACGGGAGACAATTCGGATCTGGAAGAGGAAGACATGCCGCTGGAGGAGAACGACTTCCTGGGTATGATCAATGCAGAGGCCCTCAAGGCTCTACAAGAAGGAGGGATAAGCAGTGACGGGAACAGCAGCTCTAATAGTGACAGCGATGGGGCAGATGATCTTGAACAAATGGAAGATGAG GATCCGTTAAATTCGGGTGACGATGTGTTTGAACAAGATATCCCAGATCTCTTTGATTCTGAGAACGTCATTGTTTGCCAGTATGACAAA ATTCACCGGAGTAAGAATCGTTGGAAGTTCCATTTGAAAGATGGAGTCATGTGTTATGGCGGCAGGGATTACGTGTTCTCGAAAGCTGTTGGGGAAGCAGAATGGTAA
- the LOC144061089 gene encoding lutropin-choriogonadotropic hormone receptor-like gives MTPQVLWAVVALSSILYVTSYEAFKCPQICHCTASSFQCSNETQLASENAATYIVLKHLDLKELPTHAFKKLINIKEIRIYYSTATRIQTHAFLSIYGLREITLKNMKNLRTIEKGAFTDLPDLNYLCISGTGVMHFPDLSTISSLAFPFSLKMQANMAIENIPANSFNGMTNMTSDISLIGSGFKEINPHAFNGTFIRTLDLRHNRHLCNIPEDAFEGALGPLYLDVSSTALTSLPRKGLEQVKRLKAKSAFALKRLPPIDSLVELGVAELTYASQCCAFHMWYSKHRQEALQNPSPLCEWVHANFVRGTDFYKVHPHLEHICPSHAGINCTPVPDDFNPCEDLLGPILGNVTWIIAFFTIVANLTVLVMLLFTSRKLTISRFLICNLALADLCMGLYLMLIARMDCQSRHEYYNHATDWQTGPGCDMSGFLTMFSSELSVYTLTVISFERWHTIINAMDLNKRLGMHHVVAIMVAGWVFSLLVALLPLVGVSSYSKVSVCLPMDIDTKASRAYVMIVLSLNVVAFLGVCFCYVCIYQSVRKPAPANHYNDAKLAKRMAVLVFTDFLCMAPISFFAISATLHMPLITVSRSKILLIIFYPINSLCNPFLYTIFTRSFRKEVRLLFQRWRSILVAFKGKGPPLPTYLHPNHAQPETTL, from the exons ATGACCCCCCAGGTGCTCTGGGCTGTGGTTGCATTGTCCAGCATCCTCTACGTGACCTCCTATGAGGCGTTCAAGTgtccgcaaatttgccactgcACAGCCTCCAGCTTCCAATGCAGCAATGAAACTCAACTGGCTTCTGAGAATGCTGCCACATACAT AGTTCTAAAACACCTGGATCTCAAAGAACTTCCAACTCATGCCTTCAAAAAACTGATCAACATAAAAGAAAT TAGGATTTACTACAGCACTGCGACCCGGATACAGACACACGCCTTCCTCTCCATCTACGGCTTGAGAGAAAT CACtcttaaaaacatgaaaaatctgAGGACAATTGAAAAGGGTGCATTCACTGACCTGCCTGATCTGAATTATTT gTGCATCTCTGGCACTGGGGTCATGCACTTCCCAGACTTATCCACTATATCCTCTTTGGCCTTTCCATTCAGCCT AAAAATGCAAGCAAATATGGCCATAGAAAATATCCCTGCCAATTCCTTCAATGGTATGACAAATATGACCAGTGACAT AAGCCTGATCGGTAGCGGTTTCAAGGAAATCAACCCACATGCATTCAATGGGACCTTCATCAGAACACT AGATTTAAGACACAACAGACATCTGTGCAACATTCCAGAAGATGCTTTCGAGGGGGCCTTGGGCCCGCTTTATCT GGATGTTTCCTCCACAGCTTTGACCTCCCTCCCCCGAAAAGGGTTGGAGCAGGTAAAGCGCCTGAaagccaaatctgcttttgcactGAAGCGCCTTCCTCCAATAGACAGCCTGGTTGAGTTGGGGGTGGCTGAGCTAACGTACGCGAGCCAGTGCTGCGCTTTCCACATGTGGTACAGCAAACACAG ACAAGAGGCACTGCAGAATCCATCACCGCTTTGTGAATGGGTCCACGC aaatttcGTTCGAGGCACTGACTTCTACAAGGTCCATCCACACCTGGAACATATTTGTCCCAGCCACGCCGGCATCAACTGCACGCCAGTGCCGGATGATTTTAATCCTTGTGAGGACCTCCTGGGTCCCATCCTGGGCAACGTCACCTGGATAATCGCCTTTTTTACCATCGTTGCTAACCTCACCGTGCTGGTCATGCTGCTTTTTACCAGTCGCAAGCTTACCATCTCCCGCTTTCTCATATGTAACCTCGCCCTGGCAGATCTGTGCATGGGACTTTACCTGATGCTCATTGCCCGCATGGATTGCCAGTCCCGCCACGAGTACTACAACCACGCCACGGATTGGCAAACGGGCCCAGGATGTGACATGTCGGGCTTCCTGACAATGTTCTCAAGTGAGCTATCTGTTTATACGCTCACTGTGATCAGCTTTGAACGCTGGCACACCATCATCAACGCCATGGATCTAAACAAGAGGCTGGGAATGCACCATGTGGTGGCCATCATGGTTGCAGGTTGGGTCTTCTCCCTGCTAGTTGCTCTGCTGCCCCTAGTGGGTGTCAGTAGCTACAGCAAAGTGAGCGTCTGTCTCCCAATGGATATCGACACAAAGGCTTCTCGGGCGTACGTGATGATCGTGCTCTCGCTTAATGTTGTTGCTTTTCTGGGGGTGTGTTTCTGCTACGTGTGCATCTACCAGAGTGTCCGCAAGCCGGCGCCCGCCAATCACTACAATGACGCCAAGCTGGCCAAGCGCATGGCGGTGCTCGTTTTCACTGACTTCCTTTGCATGGCGCCGATCTCATTCTTCGCAATCTCCGCCACTCTGCACATGCCACTCATCACCGTGTCACGCTCCAAGATCCTCCTCATCATTTTTTATCCCATCAACTCTCTCTGCAACCCATTCCTGTACACAATCTTCACTCGGAGCTTTAGAAAAGAAGTGCGCCTGCTGTTCCAACGTTGGCGGAGTATTCTTGTAGCATTTAAAGGTAAAGGCCCACCGCTCCCAACTTACTTGCATCCAAATCATGCCCAGCCGGAGACCACGCTTTAG